The Terriglobus roseus region CTGACCAGGTGACCCTGGAAAAGAGCCTCCCGCTGGGAAGCCTGGCACCCGGAAAGTACCAACTTGCCATCAAAGTGAACGATGGCATTTCCAAGCAGCAGATTTCGCAGACAGCGAACTTTGTTGTGGAGTAAACTGCTGGGCAGGCTGGTTTGCCATGCAGGGCTTCGGCTGGTAAGTGCATCGGGCGGATTCCGTAGATCGGAATCCCGTTCTTAGGGACGAGCAAGAAGGCAGGACACGACACGCCGCTCGCCCGAAAGTATTTCGTTTTCCCGGGTTCGCAAGATTGAGAACTTTCCGGGTGAGGCTGATACGCAGAGAAGGCACACCTACGCAGTGAAGCAGTCGACGTTGCAATCCGGAATGCTCCTTACGCTGGCAGCGCTGGCGTGTTCGCCATTGGCGGATGCGCAGTCACGACGCGTGGTGGATGCAGCGGGAAGCGGCCTGCTCACTGGCGTAATCCGTGATGCAGAAGGTGTTCCGCAGATGGGCGCGCTTGTTGAGGCGATCCTGCCGGACACCGGCCTGGTGGCTTCTGCCGTAACCGATTCGCGTGGACGTTACCATCTGAATCTGCGTCCGGGACAGTACAAGATCAAAGCAACTGCAGCATTGCTGATGCCTGCGGTTCGACAGCATTTAGTTCTGGCGCGCGGCGGACGCACCGTTGTGGACATGACGCTGTCCACGTTGTTGGCTCCCAGCGGTTGGATTCCCGCCTCGCGTCGCACCGTGAATGAACCGAGCGATGACTGGATGTGGACGCTGCGTTCCTCGGCAAGCCGTCCCATGCTGCGATACGCGGATGAGAAGACCTATAAGGTCGAAACAAACGATGATGGCCAGTTAAGTGTCTCCTCAAGCCAGCAGGAAAGCCGCCGTGGTGCAACGGGCGGAAGCGTTTCTTTGAAAGCCAGCGACGGCGGATTTGGTCGTGGCGGTAGCCACCAGGTACTGGTGCTGACACGTGTTGACGATCATGGCAGCGGCTCCGTCTTGCGTGCTGACCTGTCCGGGCCAAGAACCCCCTATCCTGTTTCCCCATCTGCCGATGTGAGTGTTGGGTTCCAGCGCCGCACGATGCTGAACGGATACGCACGCACGGTCCTAAGCTATAGCGGTCATCCTGAGTTGACTTCCGGTGTTGGACAGACTGGCCTGCAGGGAGCCGTGCTTCGTTCTGCGGAACGGATGGAGCTGGGCGACATGATCCGCGTGGACGTGGGGTCCGTTCTGCGCGAAGTGAATTTGAGCGGCAATGCGGTGGCTATGGAGCCGTTTCTGCGCGTACAGGCACATGGTCCCGGCGGTCTGATGCTTGCGTACGGGATGACACGGTCGCGTGGCACGGAATCGATTGAAGATCTGGATCGTGTGCAGGCGCCGCTTCCGGTTGCCGTGATGCGTAAGGGCCATCTCCGCATGGAAACGGGAAGTCATCACGCATTGTCTGCTGCAAAGAAAATTCGTGGCGAAGGCGTGATCGAAGTGGCGCTGTACCAGGATTCATTGCAGAATCCGTTGATCAGTGGCATTGGAACGTTGGCCGTTGCAGAGATTCCAGCAGAAGGTTTCATTGCCGACCCAACGACCGGAACGTATCGTGTAGTGGGCAGAGACTACTCCAGCGGCGGAGTACGTGTCTCATTCCGTCAACCTGTGACGCATAGCTTGAGCCTCGGAGCAGAAGTTGCAACGGGACGTGCTTTGCGCGCAGCCTTTGTGCAGCAGCAGGGAAGTTTGAACGACGTTCTCGCGGGACTTTCGCCGGATCGCATGTATGCCGGAACAGCTTTTGCCGATGGAAAGATTCTGCGTACAGGCACAACACTGCGGGCGTCTTATCGCTGGCAGCCAGCACGAACGCTGACGGCCGTGGATGCTTATCGCGTGGGTGATGATGGAGCTTATCTCTCGTGCTCCGTGCGTCAATCACTGGCACGTTTGCCGGGATTGCCACAAGGATTGGAAGCAGTCGTGGATCTGCAGAATCTACTGGCGGAAGGATACCAACCGTACCTCTCCACCGATGGGCAAACGCTTTATTTAGCGCAGACACCGCGCGCTTTGCAGGCCGGGCTGACGTTCACCTTCTAAGACGTTTTCCTCATGCGTGAACGCTTTGAGGCATGCCCCAGTCTGTGCTATAGTTACGGAGTAACGCAGCTGTGACGGAGC contains the following coding sequences:
- a CDS encoding carboxypeptidase-like regulatory domain-containing protein; the encoded protein is MKQSTLQSGMLLTLAALACSPLADAQSRRVVDAAGSGLLTGVIRDAEGVPQMGALVEAILPDTGLVASAVTDSRGRYHLNLRPGQYKIKATAALLMPAVRQHLVLARGGRTVVDMTLSTLLAPSGWIPASRRTVNEPSDDWMWTLRSSASRPMLRYADEKTYKVETNDDGQLSVSSSQQESRRGATGGSVSLKASDGGFGRGGSHQVLVLTRVDDHGSGSVLRADLSGPRTPYPVSPSADVSVGFQRRTMLNGYARTVLSYSGHPELTSGVGQTGLQGAVLRSAERMELGDMIRVDVGSVLREVNLSGNAVAMEPFLRVQAHGPGGLMLAYGMTRSRGTESIEDLDRVQAPLPVAVMRKGHLRMETGSHHALSAAKKIRGEGVIEVALYQDSLQNPLISGIGTLAVAEIPAEGFIADPTTGTYRVVGRDYSSGGVRVSFRQPVTHSLSLGAEVATGRALRAAFVQQQGSLNDVLAGLSPDRMYAGTAFADGKILRTGTTLRASYRWQPARTLTAVDAYRVGDDGAYLSCSVRQSLARLPGLPQGLEAVVDLQNLLAEGYQPYLSTDGQTLYLAQTPRALQAGLTFTF